A single Phragmites australis chromosome 4, lpPhrAust1.1, whole genome shotgun sequence DNA region contains:
- the LOC133914666 gene encoding uncharacterized protein LOC133914666, whose amino-acid sequence MQGGCIADIGSCGTGFDSASGSVRTKKFRTKGSELADRKGEKNKAMPRAPSICCSSIDEALSFSSRARCNKRLGGIHAEKRAKNMSVGG is encoded by the exons ATGCAAGGAGGATGTATAGCTGATATAGGATCTTGTGGAACAGGATTTGATTCTGCAAGCGGTTCGGTACGAACGAAGAAATTTCGAACAAAAGGATCGGAACTCGCTGATAGGAAAGGAGAGAAAAACAAAGCAATGCCAAGAGCTCCGTCAATCTGCTGTTCATCGATAGACGAAGCTCTCTCTTTTTCATCTCGTGCCAGATGTAACAAAAGATTA GGTGGCATCCATGCTGAAAAAAGAGCTAAGAATATGAGTGTTGGTGGTTGA
- the LOC133915896 gene encoding LOW QUALITY PROTEIN: probable cytochrome c biosynthesis protein (The sequence of the model RefSeq protein was modified relative to this genomic sequence to represent the inferred CDS: deleted 1 base in 1 codon) encodes MERKTPLLRLFVGPPARTHWSGWLVVSGSRRNASFMPRVLATARIHSVILPLLHYWTSLLNILTLPCCVSGTFSIRSGLLAPVHSSATDDTRGRFLWRFFFLITGISMTLFYQMKQEASVRRTYKKDMVVARSTLVHLRHSARAQPRPVMLWNNFASCWAGYSEPATGCRILSRP; translated from the exons ATGGAAAGAAAGACACCACTACTTCGCCTCTTTGTTGGACCGCCGGCGCGAACACATTG GTCGGGGTGGCTGGTGGTTTCGGGATCCCGTAGA AATGCGTCTTTTATGCCTCGGGTATTAGCCACAGCTCGTATTCATTCAGTAATTCTACCCCTTCTTCATTATTGGACCTCGCTTCTGAATATTTTGACTCTTCCATGCTGTGTCTCAGGAACCTTTTCAATACGGTCCGGATTGCTAGCTCCCGTTCATAGTTCTGCTACAGACGATACACGAGGAAGATTTTTATGGCGGTTCTTCTTTCTAATTACAGGCATATCTATGACTCTTTTTTACCAGATGAAGCAGGAGGCATCGGTCCGTAGAACCTATAAAAAAGACATGGTTGTGGCGCGAAGTACTCTTGTGCACCTACGTCACTCGGCTCGCGCGCAACCCCGCCCCGTTATGTTATGGAATAATTTCGCTTCTTGCTGGGCTGGTTATTCAGAGCCAGCAACTGGCTGCCGGATTTTGTCCCGTCCGTAG